The Micromonospora sp. M71_S20 genome has a window encoding:
- the ispH gene encoding 4-hydroxy-3-methylbut-2-enyl diphosphate reductase — translation MSVAESVTVLLAAPRAFCAGVERAIEIVERALASRGSPVYVRKQIVHNAHVVADLESRGAVFVEELDEVPAGATVVFSAHGVSPVVRAEAARLGLEVFDATCPLVAKVHTEARRYADRGDTVLLVGHAGHEETEGTLGEAPDRTLLVQSLEDARTVEVPDPDRVSYLTQTTLAVDETAEVLDVLRQRFPALRGPSSADICYASTNRQTALRTVAEESDLVLVVGSTNSANTQRLVELARRAGRPAHLIEDAAEILPEWLAGVTIVGVTAGASAPPRLVEGVVEALRARGPVTVVEREVARETIEFTMPGAVRSL, via the coding sequence ATGTCCGTAGCCGAGTCCGTAACGGTACTGCTCGCGGCACCGCGTGCGTTCTGCGCCGGTGTCGAGCGTGCGATCGAGATCGTCGAGCGTGCGCTCGCCAGCCGGGGCAGCCCGGTGTACGTCCGCAAACAGATCGTCCACAACGCGCACGTCGTCGCCGACCTGGAGTCGCGCGGCGCCGTGTTCGTCGAGGAACTCGACGAGGTGCCCGCCGGCGCGACGGTGGTGTTCTCGGCGCACGGGGTGTCGCCCGTGGTGCGCGCCGAGGCCGCCCGGCTCGGCCTGGAGGTGTTCGACGCGACGTGTCCGCTGGTGGCGAAGGTGCACACGGAGGCGCGCCGGTACGCCGACCGGGGGGACACCGTCCTCCTCGTCGGGCACGCGGGGCACGAGGAGACCGAGGGCACCCTGGGCGAGGCGCCGGACCGGACGCTCCTCGTGCAGTCGCTGGAGGACGCGCGCACGGTCGAGGTGCCCGACCCGGACCGGGTGTCGTACCTGACCCAGACCACGCTGGCCGTGGACGAGACCGCCGAGGTGCTCGACGTGCTGCGCCAACGGTTCCCGGCGCTGCGCGGGCCGTCCTCGGCCGACATCTGCTACGCCTCGACCAACCGGCAGACGGCGTTGCGTACGGTCGCCGAGGAGTCCGACCTCGTGCTCGTGGTCGGCTCGACCAACTCGGCGAACACGCAACGACTCGTCGAGCTGGCCCGCCGCGCGGGCCGACCGGCCCACCTCATCGAGGACGCGGCGGAGATCCTGCCGGAGTGGCTGGCGGGTGTCACCATTGTCGGGGTCACCGCGGGCGCGTCCGCCCCGCCGCGCCTGGTCGAGGGGGTGGTCGAGGCGCTGCGGGCGCGCGGCCCGGTGACCGTGGTGGAGCGCGAGGTCGCCCGCGAGACCATCGAGTTCACCATGCCGGGCGCGGTGCGTTCCCTCTGA
- a CDS encoding TetR/AcrR family transcriptional regulator → MTRPLAKPTRRADAQQNVERILEAAVTCLSRDPDASVSEIAQAARVGRVTLYGHFPSRDALVEAALTRVLAEGEELLAGLDLTGDPRDALRVLIRSSWLLIAQSSAVLEAAQAALPPERVHELHAEPARRVDQLIRRGQDEGVFRADLPASWLTSVLHHIMKGAAVDVASGQVDRADAPRLISETVLAAYRVDG, encoded by the coding sequence ATGACTCGCCCACTTGCCAAGCCGACCCGCCGGGCCGACGCCCAGCAGAACGTGGAGAGGATCCTGGAGGCGGCGGTGACCTGCCTGAGCCGTGACCCCGACGCGAGCGTCAGCGAGATCGCACAGGCCGCGCGGGTGGGTCGGGTGACCCTCTACGGTCACTTCCCGTCCCGCGACGCCCTGGTCGAGGCCGCGCTGACCCGGGTGCTGGCCGAGGGGGAGGAGCTCCTGGCGGGCCTCGACCTGACCGGCGACCCGCGCGACGCGCTGCGCGTGCTGATCCGGTCGAGCTGGCTGCTGATCGCCCAGTCGAGTGCCGTCCTGGAGGCGGCGCAGGCGGCGCTGCCGCCCGAACGCGTGCACGAGCTGCACGCCGAGCCGGCGCGGCGCGTCGACCAGTTGATCCGCCGGGGTCAGGACGAAGGGGTGTTCCGGGCCGACCTGCCGGCCAGCTGGCTGACCAGCGTCCTGCACCACATCATGAAGGGCGCCGCCGTCGACGTGGCCAGCGGGCAGGTGGACCGGGCGGACGCCCCCCGCCTCATCTCCGAGACGGTTCTCGCCGCCTACCGGGTCGACGGATAG
- a CDS encoding MFS transporter, with translation MAEPVTATETSTPASPHPQRWRILGLVGIAQLMLILDVTVVAIALPHMGADLGMEREALTWVVSGYTLTFGGLLLLGGRAADLFGARRLVLAGLLLFSAASLTAGLATSGPMLLGGRIGQGLAAAILSPAALSLVVTIFDGDERNKALGIWSALGGGGAALGVLLGGLLTAGPGWPWVFFVNVPVGIILLLALRMQLPPQAPTGATARLDVPGAVLVTAATGSLIYALIRAGDIGWGNPTILLLLVAAVLLYAAFVVRQRRAASPLMDVRLLLRRPVATGALLILVATALMITVFFLGTFYLQNHQGYGALRTGLLFLPVAITTMLGANAAGRVIGRIGARTLGVLGLLVSAAGMAVPAAVDGTAALVVGVSVAAAGTGVLFVVASAVALGQVAPQEAGLASGIVSTFHEFGASLGAAVVSSMAAASIAGTSTAGFSRGFTTGAVIAAAAAVLAFFLTPRPTH, from the coding sequence ATGGCGGAACCTGTGACCGCAACCGAAACTTCCACACCCGCAAGTCCGCACCCGCAGCGCTGGCGGATCCTGGGCCTCGTCGGCATCGCCCAGCTGATGCTGATCCTGGACGTCACCGTCGTCGCGATCGCCCTGCCGCACATGGGGGCGGACCTGGGCATGGAGCGGGAAGCCCTCACGTGGGTGGTGAGTGGATACACCCTCACGTTCGGCGGCCTGCTGCTGCTCGGCGGTCGCGCCGCGGACCTGTTCGGCGCCCGACGCCTCGTCCTCGCCGGGCTCCTGCTGTTCAGCGCCGCGTCCCTGACGGCGGGCCTGGCGACCAGCGGCCCCATGCTGCTGGGCGGTCGCATCGGGCAGGGCCTCGCGGCGGCGATCCTCTCCCCCGCCGCCCTGTCCCTCGTCGTCACGATCTTCGACGGCGACGAGCGCAACAAGGCGCTCGGCATCTGGTCGGCGCTCGGCGGCGGTGGCGCCGCCCTGGGCGTCCTCCTCGGCGGCCTGCTCACCGCCGGGCCGGGCTGGCCCTGGGTGTTCTTCGTCAACGTGCCGGTCGGGATCATCCTGCTGCTGGCCCTCCGGATGCAGCTTCCGCCCCAGGCGCCCACCGGCGCGACGGCCCGGCTCGACGTACCCGGCGCGGTGCTGGTGACGGCGGCCACCGGATCGCTGATCTACGCGCTGATCCGCGCCGGCGACATCGGCTGGGGCAACCCGACGATCCTGCTGCTGCTGGTGGCCGCCGTGCTCCTCTACGCCGCGTTCGTCGTCCGCCAGCGCCGCGCCGCGAGCCCGCTGATGGACGTACGGCTCCTGCTCCGTCGGCCGGTGGCGACCGGGGCGCTGCTGATCCTCGTCGCGACCGCGCTGATGATCACCGTCTTCTTCCTGGGCACGTTCTACCTCCAGAACCACCAGGGCTACGGCGCCCTGCGCACCGGGCTGCTCTTCCTGCCCGTGGCGATCACGACCATGCTCGGCGCGAACGCCGCCGGCCGCGTCATCGGCCGGATCGGGGCACGGACCCTCGGCGTCCTGGGCCTGCTCGTCTCGGCCGCCGGCATGGCGGTCCCCGCCGCCGTCGACGGGACCGCGGCCCTCGTCGTCGGGGTGAGCGTCGCCGCCGCCGGCACGGGCGTCCTCTTCGTCGTGGCGTCCGCCGTCGCGCTCGGTCAGGTCGCGCCGCAGGAGGCCGGTCTCGCGTCCGGCATCGTCAGCACCTTCCACGAGTTCGGCGCCTCGCTCGGCGCCGCCGTCGTGTCGAGCATGGCCGCGGCCAGCATCGCGGGCACCAGCACGGCCGGCTTCTCCCGCGGCTTCACCACGGGCGCCGTCATCGCCGCCGCCGCCGCGGTCCTGGCCTTCTTCCTCACCCCCCGGCCGACCCACTGA
- a CDS encoding transcriptional regulator: protein MNRPRPATPTAPGAPLPAAGLDEFLHTPARLNICALLAPAEWVLFSFLRDSIGTSDSALSKQLTTLEQAGFVEIRKDHNVRRQTSVRLTDNGRARFDAYLASLEDLVARARGAADSAQIRSGQG from the coding sequence GTGAACCGCCCCCGACCGGCGACGCCCACCGCCCCCGGCGCACCGCTGCCCGCAGCCGGCCTGGACGAGTTCCTGCACACCCCCGCCCGGTTGAACATCTGCGCTCTGCTCGCCCCGGCCGAGTGGGTGCTGTTCTCCTTCCTGCGGGACAGCATCGGCACCAGTGACTCCGCGCTGTCCAAACAACTCACGACGCTCGAACAGGCCGGCTTCGTGGAGATCCGCAAGGACCACAACGTCCGGCGTCAGACCTCCGTCCGCCTCACGGACAACGGGCGTGCGAGGTTCGACGCCTACCTGGCCAGCCTTGAGGACCTCGTCGCCCGAGCGCGCGGCGCAGCCGACAGCGCACAGATCCGGAGCGGGCAGGGCTGA
- a CDS encoding metalloregulator ArsR/SmtB family transcription factor: MYARDNVAGANDLQQRLPVDSQVEAATEMLRMLADGTRLRLMWLLVDGEHDVTALVAALGVARPAVSQHLGKLRLAGLVTMRRDGRRALYRARGGHVRRLATEVMHAASHRVAGIPDHD, translated from the coding sequence ATGTACGCACGCGACAATGTTGCAGGTGCCAACGACCTGCAACAACGTCTCCCTGTCGACAGCCAGGTCGAGGCGGCAACCGAGATGTTGCGGATGCTCGCGGACGGCACGCGGCTGCGGTTGATGTGGCTGCTCGTCGACGGGGAGCACGACGTGACCGCGCTGGTGGCGGCGCTGGGAGTGGCGCGGCCGGCGGTGTCGCAGCACCTGGGCAAGCTGCGGCTGGCAGGACTGGTCACCATGCGGCGCGACGGCCGACGCGCGCTGTACCGCGCCAGGGGAGGTCACGTGCGTCGGCTGGCAACCGAAGTGATGCACGCCGCGTCGCACCGGGTGGCCGGCATCCCCGACCACGACTGA
- a CDS encoding cation diffusion facilitator family transporter, translated as MPSRTLGDAVNDHGHTQDHDHPHEHGHHHGGRLAAWRHRLTHAVVPHSHDSRAKIDPALESSRAGLRALWISLVGLGITAVAQAVIVVLSGSVALLGDTLHNVADALTAVPLAIAFLLGRRAATRAYTYGYGRAEDIAGIIIVAVIAASAVAAAWTAVARLLHPAEVTHLPWVAAAGFVGFVGNELVARYRIRVGRRIGSAALVADGLHARTDGYTSLAVLLAAGGAALGWRWADPVVGLAIAVAIAFVLRDAAREVYRRLMDAVDPAIVDQAETTLRAVDGVRDVTTVRLRWIGHRLHAEAELVVDAHLSLVAAHEIAADAEHQLTHAVPRLTSATVHTDPDCHPGAHHHADLSHERRQPTR; from the coding sequence ATGCCGTCAAGGACGTTGGGAGACGCGGTGAACGACCACGGGCACACCCAGGATCACGACCACCCGCACGAACACGGCCACCACCACGGGGGCCGGCTCGCCGCGTGGCGGCATCGGCTGACCCACGCGGTCGTCCCCCACTCGCACGACTCCCGCGCGAAGATCGACCCGGCGTTGGAGTCCTCCCGTGCGGGGCTACGCGCCCTGTGGATCTCACTCGTGGGCCTCGGGATCACCGCCGTCGCCCAGGCCGTCATCGTCGTGCTGTCCGGCTCGGTCGCCCTGCTCGGCGACACCCTGCACAACGTCGCCGACGCCCTGACCGCCGTACCGCTGGCGATCGCCTTCCTCCTCGGCCGGCGTGCCGCCACCCGCGCCTACACCTACGGCTACGGCCGCGCCGAGGACATCGCCGGGATCATCATCGTCGCGGTCATCGCGGCGTCCGCCGTCGCCGCCGCCTGGACCGCCGTCGCCCGGCTGCTGCACCCGGCCGAAGTGACCCACCTGCCCTGGGTGGCCGCCGCCGGCTTCGTCGGCTTCGTCGGCAACGAGCTGGTCGCCCGCTACCGCATCCGCGTCGGCCGCCGCATCGGCTCCGCCGCCCTGGTCGCCGACGGCCTGCACGCCCGCACCGACGGCTACACCTCCCTCGCCGTGCTCCTCGCCGCCGGTGGGGCCGCCCTCGGCTGGCGCTGGGCCGACCCGGTCGTCGGCCTGGCGATCGCCGTCGCCATCGCCTTCGTCCTCAGGGACGCCGCCCGCGAGGTCTACCGGCGGCTCATGGACGCCGTCGACCCCGCCATCGTCGACCAGGCCGAAACCACGCTGCGCGCCGTCGACGGCGTCCGCGACGTCACCACGGTCCGGCTCCGCTGGATCGGCCACCGCCTGCACGCCGAAGCCGAACTCGTCGTGGACGCCCACCTCAGCCTCGTCGCCGCCCACGAGATCGCCGCCGACGCCGAACACCAACTCACCCACGCCGTACCGCGACTGACCAGCGCCACCGTCCACACCGATCCGGACTGCCACCCCGGCGCCCACCACCACGCCGACCTGTCCCACGAGCGCCGGCAGCCGACCCGCTGA
- a CDS encoding ParB/RepB/Spo0J family partition protein — MADALERIRGKAEQVDVALLRNGLSPRLDGIDGSHVHLLAGLADELPPLVVHRSTMRVVDGLHRLAAARTRGQRQVPVVYFDGTSEEAFVLAVRLNATHGKALRVKDRAAAVRRILDTYPDWSDRWIASVCGVAPRTVAKARQDSADTGQRLGTRIGRDGRRHPLSVEEGRRTAEQIMREEPSASLREVARRAGVSVGTALDVRRRMLGGEPELVSHTAGAARPVAAQRVAADAGQLSVRRIRAQLGWLVQEPALRYTDQGRALLRLVSATLAFLEQSDSMEGVAPVHCRHSLDAVARACASGWLDFADQFGEEKTPSRSG, encoded by the coding sequence GTGGCGGATGCGCTCGAGCGCATCCGTGGCAAGGCCGAACAGGTGGACGTCGCACTGCTGCGGAACGGGCTCTCACCCCGGCTCGACGGCATCGACGGCTCTCATGTGCACCTCCTGGCCGGGCTGGCGGACGAGCTGCCGCCACTGGTCGTGCACCGGTCGACGATGCGGGTGGTGGACGGGCTGCACCGGCTGGCCGCGGCGCGCACGCGCGGCCAGCGGCAGGTGCCCGTGGTGTACTTCGACGGGACCTCCGAGGAGGCGTTCGTCCTCGCGGTGCGGCTCAACGCGACCCACGGCAAGGCGCTGCGCGTGAAGGACCGCGCGGCGGCGGTACGGCGCATCCTCGACACGTATCCCGACTGGTCGGACCGCTGGATCGCCTCCGTGTGCGGGGTCGCGCCGCGCACGGTCGCCAAGGCGCGACAGGATTCGGCCGACACCGGTCAGCGGCTCGGGACCCGGATCGGCCGCGACGGCAGACGCCACCCGCTCTCCGTCGAGGAGGGCCGCCGGACGGCCGAGCAGATCATGCGCGAGGAACCGTCAGCCAGCCTGCGCGAGGTGGCCCGCCGCGCCGGCGTGTCCGTCGGCACCGCCCTGGACGTACGGCGGCGGATGTTGGGCGGTGAGCCCGAGCTGGTCAGCCACACCGCCGGCGCGGCACGGCCCGTGGCGGCGCAGCGGGTCGCGGCGGACGCCGGACAGCTCAGCGTGCGCAGGATTCGGGCCCAGTTGGGGTGGTTGGTCCAGGAGCCGGCGCTGCGCTACACGGACCAGGGCCGGGCGCTGCTCCGACTGGTGTCGGCCACGCTGGCGTTCCTCGAGCAGTCCGACTCGATGGAGGGCGTGGCACCCGTCCACTGCCGGCATTCGTTGGACGCGGTCGCCCGTGCCTGCGCCAGCGGCTGGCTCGACTTCGCCGACCAGTTCGGCGAGGAGAAGACTCCGTCCCGATCGGGTTGA
- a CDS encoding tachylectin-related carbohydrate-binding protein, with amino-acid sequence MNRSRWRGRFAAAQVAALAAALLAVVAPTPAYAADTVSCAAQTSFFAADTTGRLWRYPVNSPGSTSLSFSARSQIGNGWQTYGRVIGGPGGRVYGINANGLYRYRWTSSGWEKINGSEGQRISTGFTQFASASARNKITVDERGDFYAVDGLGRLRTYRYDEAAGAWAFSDRLLDTGWGRFNLIVAAGQGVLFARDATDGRLYRYRYDADSQRWIDYHQSLGTGWNVFTKGVVSAGGDTLFGIEASGLMAQYRFREDNNTWVVLRRTISTSGWQSFSNVAAITNACTLTASHVPARPAVPVAQYAAASVTQANSNSIELAHTDNIGRLLHGRMSPDNFSSLQLTAVSGSEGFSGVPAVSENTQNLTRITARNINSDVWTRTQSAAGSPGWGGWADLGGRMATNPAVARLSDQREVVFAVDAGGALWARRQDPAHADLLAWRKLGGSGLTGTPVAVPLANASALVVVADSAGTLQAALYTGGTLGAWTSLGGSGFTGTPAVVVMPGYRLRIFSRNSVGRIAATERRVDGTFTGTWTPVGGTGVVPAGAPSALLSPVTGRIGVYVRGTDGYIHYAAETAQGSGTWGAFIPAQDAFETYATDPTAFSFVNANGANVAYLARTPAGSLRLYTVQEPTSWIAGAARARTTSASTERPVFHRHVLPPPPPVD; translated from the coding sequence ATGAATCGGTCACGATGGCGCGGTAGATTCGCCGCCGCGCAGGTCGCGGCGCTGGCCGCGGCGCTGCTGGCGGTGGTCGCGCCGACGCCCGCGTACGCCGCCGACACGGTGAGCTGCGCCGCCCAGACGTCGTTCTTCGCCGCCGACACCACCGGCAGGCTCTGGCGTTACCCGGTCAATTCGCCCGGCAGCACGAGCCTGAGCTTCTCGGCCCGCAGCCAGATCGGCAACGGCTGGCAGACCTACGGCCGGGTCATCGGTGGCCCGGGTGGGCGGGTCTACGGCATCAACGCGAACGGGCTGTACCGCTACCGCTGGACGAGCAGCGGCTGGGAGAAGATCAACGGCAGCGAAGGCCAGCGGATCAGCACCGGCTTCACCCAGTTCGCGAGCGCCAGCGCCCGGAACAAGATCACCGTTGACGAGCGGGGCGACTTCTACGCCGTCGACGGGCTGGGCAGGCTGCGCACCTACCGCTACGACGAGGCGGCCGGCGCCTGGGCCTTCTCGGATCGCCTGCTCGACACGGGGTGGGGCCGGTTCAACCTCATCGTCGCCGCCGGCCAGGGCGTGCTGTTCGCCCGGGACGCCACCGACGGCCGGCTCTACCGCTACCGGTACGACGCGGACAGCCAGCGGTGGATCGACTACCACCAGTCGCTCGGCACGGGCTGGAACGTGTTCACCAAGGGCGTCGTCTCGGCCGGCGGGGACACCCTGTTCGGCATCGAGGCCAGCGGGCTCATGGCGCAGTACCGCTTCCGCGAGGACAACAACACCTGGGTGGTCCTGCGCCGGACCATCAGCACCTCCGGCTGGCAGAGCTTCAGCAACGTCGCGGCCATCACCAACGCCTGCACGCTGACCGCCTCGCACGTCCCGGCCCGGCCGGCGGTGCCGGTGGCCCAGTACGCGGCGGCGAGCGTGACGCAGGCCAACTCCAACAGCATCGAGCTCGCGCACACTGACAACATCGGCCGGCTGCTGCACGGCCGGATGAGCCCGGACAACTTCAGCTCGCTGCAACTGACCGCGGTCTCCGGCAGCGAGGGCTTCAGCGGCGTGCCGGCGGTGTCGGAGAACACCCAGAACCTCACCCGGATCACGGCTCGCAACATCAACAGCGACGTCTGGACCCGTACCCAGTCGGCCGCCGGCAGCCCCGGCTGGGGCGGTTGGGCCGACCTGGGCGGCCGGATGGCCACCAACCCCGCCGTGGCGCGCCTCTCCGACCAGCGTGAGGTCGTGTTCGCGGTGGACGCGGGCGGCGCCCTGTGGGCCCGGCGGCAGGACCCGGCGCACGCGGACCTGCTGGCCTGGCGCAAGCTCGGTGGCAGCGGCCTGACCGGCACCCCGGTGGCGGTGCCGCTGGCCAACGCGAGCGCCCTGGTCGTCGTCGCGGACAGCGCCGGCACGTTGCAGGCGGCCCTCTACACGGGCGGCACGCTGGGGGCGTGGACCAGCCTCGGCGGCAGCGGTTTCACCGGCACCCCGGCCGTGGTGGTGATGCCCGGCTACCGGCTGCGGATCTTCTCCCGCAACTCCGTCGGCCGGATCGCGGCCACCGAACGCCGTGTCGACGGCACCTTCACCGGGACGTGGACGCCGGTCGGCGGCACCGGTGTCGTTCCGGCGGGCGCGCCGAGCGCGTTGCTGAGCCCGGTCACGGGCCGCATCGGCGTCTACGTGCGTGGCACCGACGGCTACATCCACTACGCCGCCGAGACGGCGCAGGGCAGCGGCACCTGGGGCGCCTTCATCCCGGCCCAGGACGCGTTCGAGACCTACGCCACCGATCCGACCGCGTTCAGCTTCGTCAACGCCAACGGTGCGAACGTGGCCTACCTCGCCCGTACCCCCGCCGGCTCGCTGCGGTTGTACACCGTCCAGGAGCCGACCTCCTGGATCGCCGGCGCGGCCCGTGCCCGTACGACCAGCGCATCGACCGAGCGTCCGGTCTTCCACCGGCACGTGCTGCCCCCACCGCCTCCCGTCGACTGA